Below is a window of Neodiprion virginianus isolate iyNeoVirg1 chromosome 4, iyNeoVirg1.1, whole genome shotgun sequence DNA.
ataatatggacaatatttaccaaaataacaatagaatttattacaatatatacaattatattcgggtttatatgtagaatattcaATAGAATTAATCCcaattatatcatagcttatacatagaattaaaaaaatgtactattcgataaaattataatgtagaaataggatacattacaaatatatatcttgtaacgtggcatttttactgcgcgttccacacggctccccgaTCTCTAGACGGACCCTAAACTTAGGGATCCCGCGGAGCAGACCGTGGCTCATTTagaaaaagagcgccaggagaacggtcacgcatccgagactctgaGAGGGGACCATAGTCGGTCTAGCGAATAAGACTATTCAGgattttagtttattttttttttttttttgggtggcgagtaaatgcggccTCAGACAGGGGATTGgcagcaaattcgaacgacgttaccggatggcaatcgcggcggatcgcgacgaaaggagggccttacacgaggctacggagagagcgtcaacggagagctctgcaGCGAGGGAAccactgatatatatatacaccggATTGGATATTACCGTATACTCTACGTGTAAGCTCGTGCGTCCAATTGAACAATTGAATTTCCGCCATCTTGTACAGAAAGTTGTCACAAAATGCGCGCTAGATTTGAACTGCGTAATATATGCTATTTGGATCTAACGATATATTCGTCacacaaaaaagtttttgacgAGTAAAATAATGTTTGATACATTAAATGAAgaacaaatcattttttcgaaagtatattattatttacaattatatgGTGTAAAAGatcattaaataatttgacgaaaaacttgtatttaagcgtgatttttctttatgttCAAAAGAAGTCCTCAATTCTAAGAAGTTTCCGTCCATTATCCTTCATCCTATGGTGGGCTGAATTCCATAcggattattcaaaaatttgtataacacTAATTCAACCGTCAGGGAATCCATTTACCATCCATTGATCATCAAAGTGGAGCTTAAGacatgtaaaaaaagttttgaattaaattatatcgaaTTGGGTGGGtaaaaactttattcaaaaatatggagAATAAAACATTCCTTGCAAACGTTAAGGCATTTTTATAGAGTTGCGTGCGATAAACTACAACCGTAATATAATTAGTAGTATCAATCCACGATCCATTCACATGAAGAAAAAGTTACAAGCAcaatcaaaagaaaataaaaaagatgtaCATATCTGAGCATGCAAATCAGGTACAAATGTGTAGGTGATCATGTAATTTGGTTACATTCACTGTGGTGGGCCGATCGGATTCATCCTGAAATTCGGTCTGCTGCAAGTTTTCACCTACAGATAAGTTACTAATAAATAACGACAATGGAAATACACAGAAATGTGTCACACACGATTTTTCTGTAACAGAGCACTTTATAATCTGTAGGTAATTAACCGCTTCGACGGCATTGACGCAATAGTGCATCACATCAACGTGTCTTTATGCACACTGAGTTTTCTCTGACCTAAAAGGGATTAATAGTTTCAGATCTTACCAAATAACGTTGGGATACTGCCTTTTCGTAaagttatataatttttacttttcttctgaAAGCAAGAGGGTTCAAAGTGGTCGGAACACAGAAAGCTATCACTTGATGGGGACCACGGTCCAATGTTTATATTTGCGATCCACTGCTTCATAATATCAGGTTCATCCAATGGGAACCTACATAACAAGcaaagtttaaatttattaattcacACGTTATGTTGCATTGAGTAACGGTACTTACTTGAAGAATGAAGAGCCACGTCCATATTCCCTTAATCGGTGACAAGATGAACACTCTGATTTTGGGTTGTCAAATATAGTTGGTACACTGTTCTTTTTCAATGTAATTAGGAATCCTGTTCTATCGAAGCAGTCATTTGTAA
It encodes the following:
- the LOC124303726 gene encoding peroxynitrite isomerase THAP4-like isoform X3 is translated as MSSCVFCKTKESKYCGRSFHKFPVKDVLRLQQWLKEMKRKDWKPNRNSTLCSAHFTNDCFDRTGFLITLKKNSVPTIFDNPKSECSSCHRLREYGRGSSFFKFPLDEPDIMKQWIANINIGPWSPSSDSFLCSDHFEPSCFQKKSQRKLSVHKDTLM
- the LOC124303726 gene encoding peroxynitrite isomerase THAP4-like isoform X2, which produces MSSCVFCKTKESKYCGRSFHKFPVKDVLRLQQWLKEMKRKDWKPNRNSTLCSAHFTNDCFDRTGFLITLKKNSVPTIFDNPKSECSSCHRLREYGRGSSFFKFPLDEPDIMKQWIANINIGPWSPSSDSFLCSDHFEPSCFQKKSKNYITLRKGSIPTLFAPL
- the LOC124303726 gene encoding THAP domain-containing protein 1-like isoform X1, whose product is MSSCVFCKTKESKYCGRSFHKFPVKDVLRLQQWLKEMKRKDWKPNRNSTLCSAHFTNDCFDRTGFLITLKKNSVPTIFDNPKSECSSCHRLREYGRGSSFFKFPLDEPDIMKQWIANINIGPWSPSSDSFLCSDHFEPSCFQKKSKNYITLRKGSIPTLFGENLQQTEFQDESDRPTTVNVTKLHDHLHICT